Proteins found in one Roseimicrobium gellanilyticum genomic segment:
- a CDS encoding helix-turn-helix domain-containing protein has product MEDKTAAEALMTPKEAALHLKCQRPNIYPLIKSGKLVGVKKERITMVTKESVSALAKARGHNAPEIQSQDLKTSKHVAGETGDPAAIKKADVVDTPSINPREPANTGESTLQITTMERRVPIRTIVFDESVQVRVNLDEATVLEYSERMRAGEMFPPVQLFDDKGKLFIGDGWHRLKAAKTLNYVHFPAVVSTGGRLAAIKFALSANASHGLPRSQADKHKAIVVAALEFPNISNRELARLCAVSEGFVRTHRTSCVTNAPDTRLGADGKRYASRKPSGQQKKAGLLDPRVRQKANEAQAKKVCALLERLDLPSLLAIRGTLESKIALFAAEKNSAAATPTTPSKKVA; this is encoded by the coding sequence ATGGAAGACAAAACTGCAGCAGAAGCTCTCATGACGCCGAAGGAAGCTGCACTTCATCTGAAGTGCCAGCGGCCTAACATTTATCCTCTCATCAAATCAGGCAAGCTCGTGGGCGTCAAGAAGGAGCGCATCACGATGGTCACGAAGGAATCCGTTTCGGCGCTCGCGAAGGCGCGGGGCCACAACGCTCCGGAAATCCAATCTCAGGATCTCAAGACATCGAAGCACGTGGCTGGTGAGACTGGAGATCCTGCCGCCATCAAAAAAGCGGACGTGGTGGACACGCCATCGATCAACCCCCGCGAGCCCGCCAACACCGGCGAGTCGACTCTCCAGATCACGACCATGGAGCGCAGGGTTCCCATCCGCACCATCGTGTTTGATGAAAGCGTCCAAGTGCGTGTGAACCTCGACGAGGCCACGGTCCTTGAATACTCCGAGCGGATGCGCGCCGGTGAAATGTTCCCCCCGGTCCAACTATTTGATGACAAGGGAAAGCTTTTTATCGGCGATGGATGGCATCGTTTGAAGGCCGCGAAAACGCTCAACTACGTCCATTTCCCTGCGGTTGTGAGCACCGGCGGCAGGCTCGCTGCCATCAAGTTTGCATTGTCCGCAAATGCCTCCCACGGCTTGCCGCGCAGCCAGGCGGACAAGCACAAGGCGATTGTGGTCGCAGCTCTCGAGTTTCCCAACATCAGCAACCGCGAGCTCGCGCGCCTTTGCGCCGTCAGCGAGGGATTTGTCAGAACGCACCGCACCAGTTGCGTAACAAACGCACCTGATACTCGGCTGGGTGCGGATGGGAAGCGCTATGCGTCCCGGAAGCCCAGCGGACAGCAGAAGAAAGCCGGGCTACTTGATCCCCGCGTCCGTCAGAAGGCGAACGAGGCTCAGGCGAAAAAGGTCTGCGCATTACTTGAGCGCTTAGACCTCCCCTCACTGCTTGCCATCCGCGGCACCCTTGAGTCGAAGATTGCGCTGTTCGCAGCGGAAAAGAACAGCGCCGCAGCAACACCGACCACCCCTTCGAAGAAGGTCGCATGA
- a CDS encoding phage Gp37/Gp68 family protein: MKDTKIEWAHHTFNPWWGCRKVSPACLHCYAETFAKRVGQPVWGSRAPRRFFGDAHWNEPLKWNEEAKANGVRRRVFCASMADVFENRTDLNPWRERLWALIEATPWLDWLLLTKRPENIESMVPWKNGSWPPNVWLGTTVESQEYAEQRLPHLLKHAAAVRFLSCEPLLGPVDLSAWFQKPELYPIDWVIVGGESGHHSRPMYPQWAQDLLHQCVAAKVPFHFKQWGDWKPVRKSSGRRKTLHDSVDGKSIILERVGKKAAGRTLLGRTWDQVPKPRS, encoded by the coding sequence ATGAAGGACACAAAAATCGAGTGGGCACACCACACATTCAATCCGTGGTGGGGATGCAGGAAGGTCTCCCCTGCTTGCCTGCACTGCTATGCTGAGACCTTTGCCAAACGTGTGGGACAGCCCGTGTGGGGTAGCCGCGCACCCAGGCGTTTCTTTGGCGATGCTCACTGGAACGAACCTCTCAAGTGGAACGAGGAAGCGAAGGCCAATGGTGTTCGCCGGCGCGTGTTCTGCGCCAGTATGGCGGACGTGTTTGAGAACCGCACTGACTTGAATCCCTGGCGTGAACGGCTCTGGGCATTGATCGAAGCCACACCCTGGCTCGATTGGCTCCTGCTTACGAAACGCCCCGAGAACATCGAATCCATGGTGCCTTGGAAGAATGGTTCATGGCCCCCTAACGTGTGGCTTGGAACGACCGTCGAGTCTCAGGAATACGCCGAGCAGAGGCTGCCTCATTTGCTGAAGCATGCTGCAGCGGTCCGCTTCCTTTCGTGTGAGCCGTTACTGGGGCCGGTTGACCTTTCGGCCTGGTTCCAGAAGCCGGAACTCTATCCCATCGACTGGGTAATCGTAGGAGGCGAAAGCGGTCACCACTCTCGCCCGATGTATCCGCAGTGGGCTCAGGACCTGTTGCATCAGTGTGTTGCCGCCAAGGTGCCTTTCCATTTCAAGCAGTGGGGTGATTGGAAGCCGGTTCGCAAATCCAGCGGCCGGAGGAAGACGTTGCACGATTCGGTAGATGGAAAGAGCATTATCCTGGAACGCGTCGGGAAGAAGGCAGCGGGAAGGACGTTGCTTGGCAGGACCTGGGATCAGGTTCCGAAGCCGCGGTCGTAG
- a CDS encoding metallophosphoesterase family protein — MRTFAIGDIHGCLAAFEALLSIVPLSSEDALVTLGDYVDRGPDSCGVIERLMALRSTQVVQLITLRGNHEIMMLMAHRDEAIIRDWCDAGGDATIASYMGTKLAGIPDAHWDFLQKTLPYHETATHIYVHATVDPEAPMNEQQDHMLYWERYWNSGRHVSGKTLVCGHTPQRNGEPRDFGHGICIDTFAYGGQWLTCLEPATGQYWQANQKGEMREGMLGRPMTPAAVQAPLA, encoded by the coding sequence ATGCGAACCTTTGCCATTGGCGACATCCACGGCTGCCTCGCGGCCTTTGAGGCACTGCTCTCCATCGTGCCCTTGTCTTCCGAGGATGCGTTGGTGACCCTGGGGGACTATGTCGATCGCGGGCCGGATTCGTGTGGTGTCATCGAGAGGCTCATGGCCTTGCGCAGCACGCAAGTAGTGCAGCTCATCACGCTGCGGGGGAATCATGAGATTATGATGCTCATGGCGCATCGGGATGAGGCCATCATCCGTGATTGGTGCGACGCCGGCGGGGATGCCACCATCGCCTCCTACATGGGCACGAAGCTCGCGGGGATTCCGGATGCACATTGGGACTTTCTACAAAAGACACTGCCCTATCACGAGACTGCTACGCACATCTATGTGCACGCCACCGTGGATCCAGAGGCGCCCATGAATGAGCAGCAGGATCACATGCTTTACTGGGAGCGCTATTGGAACTCCGGACGCCACGTCTCCGGCAAGACCCTCGTCTGCGGCCACACCCCCCAGCGCAACGGCGAGCCCCGCGACTTCGGCCACGGCATCTGCATTGATACCTTTGCCTACGGAGGCCAGTGGCTCACCTGCCTGGAGCCTGCCACCGGTCAGTACTGGCAGGCGAATCAGAAGGGTGAAATGCGCGAGGGCATGCTGGGGCGTCCGATGACACCGGCTGCCGTGCAGGCGCCTCTGGCGTGA
- a CDS encoding reverse transcriptase domain-containing protein: MLRKWIPKPGKSEQRPLSLPTVKDRCRSRLVALVLEPEVEARLHRDVYGFRPGRSQHDAIASIRNFTNKARNGKFVLDADIENFFGSVPRDFLMRSLKLPRPLLRFIRSMLHAPTMDSGRLMRTTGIPQGSPLSPVLANLVLSGMHEHVEQHFLKLRHTDQTTRWKVPAIIVYADDLVALHTSEEALAHTRDALNDFLRIRGLRLHPTKTQVRHTVERSFGNVGFDFLGFTIRSFPVGKHKKTASQSGMQTLIQPSRKSLLRHHAQLATILRYHRHSPTRDVIAALNRNIRAWSAYYKTENVSNAFSREDHTLFQMLWAFIKRRHQKKTPAKELYALYWPSVNGRKRFRDPNGGEPLLSHADFLVEPHIKVRGSLSFYNGDRIYWATRRKRIHALARARRKLRDHGEDEVDTHHAAGVSETQTAEDLWLLHRARALAERVTGEPDAVKAARPVLKERSDPATG, from the coding sequence TTGCTCCGCAAGTGGATCCCGAAACCCGGAAAGTCAGAGCAGCGACCACTGTCCCTGCCAACGGTCAAAGACAGATGCCGCAGCAGGCTCGTCGCCCTCGTCCTTGAACCCGAGGTAGAGGCCCGACTGCATCGTGACGTGTACGGATTCCGTCCCGGGAGGTCGCAGCACGATGCGATCGCCTCGATCCGGAATTTCACAAACAAAGCCCGCAATGGTAAGTTTGTTTTGGACGCGGACATCGAAAACTTCTTCGGCTCTGTCCCTCGCGACTTTCTGATGCGCAGCCTCAAGCTGCCCCGCCCTCTCCTGCGGTTCATCCGTTCGATGCTACATGCGCCGACGATGGACAGCGGGAGGCTGATGCGCACCACCGGCATACCTCAAGGCAGTCCTCTGTCTCCCGTCCTCGCCAACCTGGTTCTCTCCGGGATGCATGAGCATGTGGAGCAGCACTTCCTGAAACTGAGGCACACTGACCAGACAACTCGCTGGAAGGTCCCAGCCATCATCGTATACGCTGATGACTTGGTGGCTCTCCACACGAGCGAAGAGGCCCTCGCACACACGCGCGACGCACTGAACGACTTCCTGCGCATCCGCGGATTGAGACTGCATCCCACGAAGACACAAGTCCGCCACACGGTGGAAAGGTCCTTCGGCAACGTTGGCTTCGACTTTCTCGGCTTCACCATCCGGTCATTCCCGGTTGGGAAGCATAAGAAGACCGCAAGCCAGTCAGGAATGCAGACCCTCATCCAACCGAGCCGCAAGAGCCTGCTCAGGCACCACGCACAACTGGCCACCATTCTGCGATACCACCGGCACTCGCCAACCCGCGATGTCATAGCCGCCCTGAACCGGAACATCCGGGCATGGAGCGCCTACTACAAAACGGAGAACGTGAGCAACGCGTTCTCGCGTGAAGACCACACCCTCTTTCAGATGTTGTGGGCCTTCATCAAGAGACGCCATCAGAAGAAGACGCCAGCCAAGGAGCTGTACGCCCTCTACTGGCCATCGGTGAATGGGCGCAAACGATTCCGTGATCCCAACGGCGGAGAACCTCTCTTGAGCCATGCAGACTTCCTAGTGGAGCCGCATATTAAGGTCCGAGGGTCACTCTCCTTCTACAACGGGGACCGGATCTATTGGGCGACCAGACGAAAGAGGATCCACGCACTCGCCAGGGCCCGGAGGAAACTCCGTGACCATGGAGAAGACGAGGTAGACACGCATCATGCTGCCGGTGTCTCTGAGACCCAGACAGCAGAGGATCTGTGGCTGCTTCACAGAGCTCGAGCTCTTGCAGAGCGAGTAACCGGGGAGCCGGATGCGGTGAAAGCCGCCCGTCCGGTTCTGAAGGAGAGGTCGGACCCGGCGACGGGCTGA
- a CDS encoding helix-turn-helix domain-containing protein: MRPLLSFNDVAALCRVSTRTVRRFVARGLLKPIHITSKTVRFSEADVLRLIEDSGITSDQDSASSFTEITQSSHGPRKCGENRRHDSPSTAGSDTSSRVDSTCDSMGVKKEELA, encoded by the coding sequence GTGCGACCTTTGTTGTCATTCAATGACGTAGCTGCGCTGTGCCGGGTATCCACCCGCACCGTTCGCCGTTTCGTTGCCCGAGGCCTACTAAAGCCGATCCATATCACTTCGAAGACAGTCAGGTTTTCGGAGGCCGATGTGCTTCGCTTGATAGAGGACTCAGGCATCACGAGCGATCAGGATTCGGCTTCTTCGTTCACTGAAATTACGCAAAGTTCGCACGGCCCCCGCAAGTGCGGGGAGAACCGGCGGCACGATTCGCCTTCGACTGCCGGTTCGGACACAAGCTCGCGCGTTGATTCTACGTGCGACTCGATGGGGGTGAAGAAGGAGGAACTCGCATGA
- a CDS encoding glyoxalase superfamily protein gives MAFQPAIPVFRIFDYDQALAFYRDWLGFTVDWEHQYTPDYPRYLQISRGGTLLHLTEHHGDCTPGSKAVIHVDDADALHQEITSIRRHPRMNPSVQTMPWNAKVVEVTDPFGNKIWSHQSVG, from the coding sequence ATGGCCTTCCAGCCCGCCATCCCTGTCTTTCGCATCTTCGACTACGATCAGGCTCTGGCCTTCTACCGCGACTGGCTTGGTTTCACCGTGGACTGGGAGCACCAGTACACACCTGATTACCCGCGCTACCTGCAAATCAGCCGCGGGGGCACCTTGCTTCATCTCACTGAGCATCACGGTGACTGCACTCCAGGTTCCAAGGCAGTGATTCATGTCGATGACGCCGATGCCCTGCATCAAGAAATCACCAGCATCCGCCGCCACCCGCGCATGAATCCCTCCGTACAGACCATGCCCTGGAATGCGAAAGTCGTGGAGGTGACGGATCCCTTCGGGAACAAGATTTGGTCCCACCAGAGTGTGGGGTGA
- a CDS encoding site-specific integrase: MHSKTDIRHWRSVVFRPKVSKSGREIQQLYVKIQYRGRRETFALQTNNQDKAAEKARQIYLSLVAKGWDETLAERKPKKHRAAGKVATVGDLIKVASERSDIERRTVADYCRAFRLIVGHILGMGAAPRNSSRDDLRRRQARIDQTMLSSITTLKIEQWRHKILATAASKGPSVSRRAKNSLNSQLRQAKSLFSGNALKYLEEGKLIHNPFEGVGLEPRQSMRYHSEIDLDHLIDLALHGNKERDIDRLPSAQLKVFLLAALAGLRRNEIDKLEWSSFRWDENTIRLQATDYFRPKTEESLGDVNVDRELMHALQTLRGNSTSAFVVEAPSSPRLNVGYSAYRCTKVFDATTKWLRNAGVNTRTPLHTLRKEFGSLMCSRYGIYVASRALRHRDIHITSQHYVDTKQRLVPGLSGALAVVRSPTA, translated from the coding sequence ATGCATTCAAAGACAGATATCCGGCATTGGCGCAGCGTCGTCTTCAGACCCAAAGTTAGTAAATCGGGTCGGGAGATTCAGCAGCTTTATGTGAAGATTCAATACAGAGGTCGGCGCGAAACGTTCGCGCTACAAACCAACAACCAAGACAAAGCTGCGGAAAAAGCCCGCCAGATCTATCTCTCCCTCGTTGCCAAGGGCTGGGATGAAACGTTGGCGGAGCGTAAGCCCAAGAAGCACAGGGCCGCTGGCAAGGTGGCCACAGTGGGAGACCTAATCAAAGTCGCTTCAGAAAGGAGCGATATCGAGCGCCGCACAGTGGCGGACTACTGCCGGGCTTTTCGCCTCATCGTGGGTCACATTCTTGGCATGGGTGCGGCGCCCAGGAATAGCTCCCGGGATGATCTGCGGAGACGCCAAGCCCGAATTGATCAGACAATGCTTTCGTCAATCACCACTCTGAAGATCGAGCAATGGCGCCACAAGATTCTAGCTACGGCAGCGAGTAAGGGCCCCTCCGTTTCCCGGCGGGCTAAGAACTCTCTGAATTCCCAGCTGCGTCAGGCAAAGTCACTCTTCAGTGGAAACGCGTTGAAGTATTTAGAGGAAGGTAAACTCATTCACAATCCATTCGAAGGGGTGGGTTTGGAGCCCCGGCAGTCAATGCGATATCACAGCGAGATCGATCTCGACCATCTAATCGATTTAGCACTCCATGGTAATAAGGAGCGGGACATTGATCGGCTTCCATCTGCACAATTGAAAGTATTTCTCCTGGCGGCTCTCGCCGGTCTTCGGCGGAATGAAATTGACAAACTCGAGTGGAGCTCGTTTCGGTGGGACGAGAACACGATTCGCCTGCAAGCAACCGACTACTTCAGACCCAAGACGGAAGAGTCACTGGGCGACGTAAATGTCGACCGAGAACTGATGCATGCTCTCCAAACGCTGAGGGGAAACTCAACGAGTGCCTTTGTGGTCGAAGCTCCCTCATCTCCCAGACTCAACGTTGGCTATTCGGCCTACAGGTGCACCAAAGTGTTCGATGCCACCACAAAATGGCTGCGGAATGCCGGGGTTAACACACGCACTCCACTCCACACTCTACGTAAGGAGTTTGGCAGTCTGATGTGTTCGCGATACGGCATCTACGTTGCATCGCGTGCACTGCGGCACCGGGACATTCACATTACTAGCCAGCACTACGTGGACACGAAGCAACGACTTGTTCCAGGTCTGTCGGGCGCCCTGGCTGTGGTGCGTTCGCCCACAGCATGA
- a CDS encoding DNA-methyltransferase translates to MSSRRNAPSKKPKSDTADPVLRPEWLVKQAPIVASVGPTDAPRLIHEDKQHGAWLYQGDCLALMEAAVDLHPNGVFDTIFADPPYFLSNGGMTCKNGRMVKVDKGDWDKSRGAELNHEFNLAWLEWCQKALKPDGTIWVSGTHHVIFSVGYAMQQLGFKILNDITWEKPNPPPNLSCRYFTHATETVLWAAKSAKSKHTFNYAAMKAVTGKQMKSVWRFPAPGKDEKQHGRHPTQKPLTLVERCILSSTKEGALVYDPFMGSGTTGVAALRTGRRFVGTEMERDHATLAVKRVSHALSTPASSASSSITPHHPSLNQHGWA, encoded by the coding sequence ATGTCGTCCCGCCGAAATGCTCCCAGCAAAAAACCGAAGTCCGACACTGCGGACCCGGTGCTGCGGCCGGAGTGGCTGGTGAAACAGGCGCCGATTGTCGCCAGCGTAGGTCCCACGGATGCGCCGCGGCTCATTCATGAGGACAAGCAACACGGCGCGTGGCTCTACCAGGGCGACTGCCTCGCGCTCATGGAGGCCGCGGTGGACCTGCATCCGAATGGCGTGTTTGACACTATCTTCGCCGACCCGCCCTACTTCCTCTCAAACGGCGGCATGACCTGCAAGAACGGCCGCATGGTGAAGGTGGACAAGGGCGACTGGGACAAGTCCCGCGGCGCGGAGCTGAACCATGAGTTCAACCTCGCCTGGCTGGAGTGGTGCCAGAAGGCGCTCAAGCCCGACGGCACCATCTGGGTGAGCGGCACGCACCACGTCATCTTTTCCGTGGGCTATGCGATGCAGCAGCTCGGGTTCAAGATTCTCAACGACATCACCTGGGAGAAGCCCAATCCCCCACCGAACCTCTCCTGCCGCTACTTCACCCACGCCACGGAAACCGTGCTCTGGGCCGCGAAGTCCGCAAAGAGCAAGCACACCTTCAACTACGCCGCCATGAAGGCCGTGACCGGCAAGCAGATGAAGTCCGTGTGGCGCTTCCCCGCGCCAGGCAAGGACGAGAAGCAGCACGGCAGGCACCCCACGCAGAAGCCGCTCACCCTGGTGGAACGCTGCATCCTCTCCTCCACCAAGGAAGGCGCGCTGGTCTATGACCCCTTCATGGGCAGCGGCACCACGGGAGTCGCTGCCTTGCGCACGGGACGACGCTTCGTCGGCACCGAGATGGAGCGCGACCACGCCACGCTCGCGGTGAAGCGCGTGAGCCATGCGCTGTCCACACCCGCATCGTCGGCATCATCTTCCATCACACCACATCATCCCTCATTGAATCAACATGGCTGGGCGTAA
- a CDS encoding helix-turn-helix domain-containing protein, with product MRALREKAGMTQRDLAEALGREHGMVARIELGERRVDLVEAYELFKALKVDPVRETAVLMKRFAEAG from the coding sequence GTGAGGGCGCTGCGGGAGAAAGCTGGCATGACCCAACGAGACCTTGCTGAAGCCTTGGGCCGCGAGCACGGCATGGTTGCACGTATTGAGTTGGGTGAGCGCCGGGTGGATCTGGTGGAGGCATATGAGCTATTCAAAGCCCTGAAGGTCGATCCGGTCCGGGAAACGGCAGTGCTCATGAAACGGTTTGCCGAGGCCGGTTGA
- a CDS encoding PD-(D/E)XK nuclease superfamily protein produces MAGRKTAVANGAQLVKLCMELAAKLGLQAREQVVVARRIWGARRRIDVVLTDPVTRKTLGIECKFQGVEGTAEEKIPSVIQDIAAWPIPGIVVFAGEGFTENMKSFLISTGKAVEFEDVEPWLRLFFGLELE; encoded by the coding sequence ATGGCTGGGCGTAAGACGGCAGTCGCCAACGGAGCGCAGCTCGTGAAGCTGTGCATGGAACTGGCCGCCAAGCTCGGCCTGCAGGCACGCGAACAGGTGGTCGTCGCCCGCCGCATCTGGGGAGCCCGCCGTCGCATCGATGTCGTCCTCACCGACCCCGTCACGCGCAAGACCCTGGGCATCGAGTGCAAGTTCCAGGGCGTGGAAGGCACTGCCGAGGAGAAGATTCCCTCCGTGATTCAAGACATCGCCGCCTGGCCCATCCCCGGCATCGTCGTCTTCGCCGGCGAAGGATTCACCGAGAACATGAAGTCCTTCCTCATCTCCACCGGCAAAGCCGTGGAGTTCGAGGACGTGGAGCCGTGGCTGCGGTTGTTCTTTGGGCTGGAGTTGGAGTGA
- a CDS encoding efflux RND transporter periplasmic adaptor subunit, with the protein MKILIATLILSLAGIMTSCTESQASNVHAAEAAPENGAQFKEGKGVALTEVMAKSINLQTAEVAEETLTPTISLQLQTVERGAEACGWLTEEQAASIRPGMEVELQATQPKPATLKGKVTRVDKAGFSTTGELEVAVALPSAFDAGIAFSGTVKLPESEGHTAIAKSALLSTAEGNFVYAKNGEFYVRTPIKVGAVSGEHVEIAEGLYAGDEVVTSPVMSLWLAELQVLRGGKACTCGH; encoded by the coding sequence ATGAAAATTCTAATCGCTACTCTCATTCTTTCCCTCGCCGGCATCATGACGAGCTGCACGGAATCTCAGGCCAGCAATGTGCATGCAGCCGAAGCCGCTCCTGAGAACGGCGCTCAGTTCAAGGAGGGCAAAGGTGTTGCCCTGACGGAGGTGATGGCAAAATCCATCAATCTCCAGACTGCCGAGGTGGCGGAGGAAACACTCACGCCGACGATCTCCCTTCAGCTACAGACGGTGGAACGAGGCGCCGAAGCCTGCGGATGGCTGACCGAGGAACAGGCGGCAAGCATCCGTCCTGGCATGGAAGTGGAACTTCAAGCTACCCAGCCCAAGCCTGCCACACTCAAGGGCAAGGTGACTCGGGTGGACAAGGCGGGCTTCTCAACCACCGGGGAACTGGAGGTCGCTGTAGCGCTGCCCTCGGCTTTCGATGCGGGCATCGCCTTCAGTGGCACCGTTAAGCTGCCAGAGAGCGAAGGGCACACCGCCATCGCGAAATCCGCACTTCTTTCCACCGCGGAAGGCAACTTCGTTTATGCGAAGAACGGAGAGTTCTACGTCAGGACCCCAATCAAAGTGGGAGCCGTGAGCGGCGAACATGTGGAGATAGCCGAGGGGCTCTATGCTGGCGATGAAGTTGTGACGTCGCCCGTGATGTCACTGTGGCTTGCGGAGCTGCAGGTGCTTCGTGGTGGCAAAGCATGCACATGCGGACACTGA
- a CDS encoding TolC family protein, translating to MPRIYVFLTLLLALAQAPRMPGAAPERAVDTLVKEVLAKNPEIAFYEAEIAAARAGRSVAGRLSNPELSLEIGHKRVSSGNGTSEGLAYATSIVQPIEWPGRLGLRKAIANRDIALAELGLERFKFHLASRVRTLAYTLAANQDVSKAANEVADRYKDLKDVMVQREPAGIAPQLELKTIEAAAVVSQSKAAKADIEVQKALLELNQLMGLRADSTLTVVRPAFTLGELPSSEKLLRTAAENNYELRIRRSELEQQGFKVALAENERYPTFTVGPYVSQERADERETVVGLSLSVPLPVWNDGKANVTTAQARQIQAQATLNTAQREMEKQVMEAVLLFRSHQKRLSLWKDDGIAKFSEAASLADRHYRLGAVPITTYVELQDKYLEAVEAINEAQAEALEAALTLEELTGTPASLVRPAKQKAE from the coding sequence ATGCCTCGAATCTACGTCTTCCTTACCCTTCTGCTTGCCCTGGCGCAGGCCCCTCGCATGCCCGGCGCGGCGCCTGAGCGTGCGGTGGACACTCTCGTCAAAGAGGTGCTCGCCAAGAACCCCGAGATTGCTTTCTACGAAGCGGAGATTGCTGCAGCCCGGGCCGGACGGTCTGTAGCGGGACGCCTCTCCAATCCTGAATTGAGCCTGGAAATTGGGCACAAAAGGGTATCTTCTGGCAACGGAACTTCCGAGGGGCTTGCCTACGCGACAAGCATCGTCCAGCCCATCGAATGGCCAGGCCGACTCGGGCTCCGGAAGGCCATTGCCAACCGCGACATTGCCCTGGCAGAACTTGGGCTGGAACGCTTCAAATTCCACCTCGCATCACGGGTGCGCACACTGGCGTACACGCTGGCGGCAAATCAGGATGTCTCCAAGGCTGCCAACGAAGTGGCGGATCGCTACAAGGACCTCAAGGACGTGATGGTGCAACGCGAGCCGGCGGGCATAGCCCCACAGCTCGAACTCAAGACCATCGAAGCCGCTGCCGTGGTGTCCCAATCGAAGGCCGCCAAGGCGGACATCGAGGTGCAGAAGGCATTGCTGGAGCTGAATCAGCTCATGGGTCTGCGTGCCGATTCCACCCTGACCGTCGTTCGACCGGCATTCACTCTGGGGGAACTTCCTTCTTCCGAAAAGCTGCTGCGAACCGCTGCTGAAAACAACTATGAGCTGCGAATTCGCCGCTCAGAGCTTGAGCAACAGGGCTTCAAAGTCGCCCTGGCCGAGAACGAGCGCTATCCCACCTTCACTGTCGGCCCGTATGTTTCGCAAGAACGAGCGGATGAGCGGGAGACCGTTGTCGGACTCAGCTTGTCGGTCCCTCTACCGGTGTGGAACGACGGCAAGGCGAACGTGACCACGGCGCAGGCTCGGCAGATTCAGGCTCAAGCCACGCTCAATACCGCTCAGCGGGAGATGGAAAAGCAGGTGATGGAAGCCGTCCTGCTCTTCAGATCGCATCAAAAGCGGCTGAGTCTCTGGAAGGACGATGGCATCGCCAAGTTCAGCGAGGCGGCCTCTCTTGCCGATCGCCACTACCGCCTTGGAGCAGTTCCCATCACCACATACGTCGAGCTCCAGGATAAGTATCTCGAAGCAGTTGAAGCCATCAATGAGGCACAGGCCGAAGCGCTGGAAGCGGCCCTTACACTCGAAGAGCTGACCGGAACCCCGGCAAGCCTCGTCCGTCCAGCTAAACAAAAAGCTGAATAA
- a CDS encoding restriction endonuclease produces MAEFPHRQTLMQASLEALQKLGGSASKEELVQEVIALLKLPDEIVEQKHKTRSATYNRTHLDYELAWSWTYLKQLGFLENSIRGIWALTAKGKTGTLKNLGEATERETEAEMNASSWEETLLRFLIDRLSPKAFERLIQRVLRETGFSQVEITGNTNDGGIDGRGIATINGMLSFRVVFQCKRHKGGVGAPVVRDFRGAMQGRADKGLLITTGHFTREAIKESNRDGAIAIDLYDGSKLVAKLKTLGLGVKVTQVEHVEIDEGWFDTL; encoded by the coding sequence ATGGCTGAATTTCCCCACCGTCAGACTCTCATGCAGGCCTCCTTGGAAGCCCTGCAGAAGCTTGGCGGCTCAGCTTCAAAAGAGGAGTTGGTTCAAGAAGTCATCGCCTTACTGAAGCTCCCCGATGAAATAGTGGAGCAGAAACACAAGACACGCTCCGCGACCTACAATCGCACCCATCTCGACTATGAGCTCGCGTGGTCTTGGACTTACCTGAAGCAGCTTGGCTTCTTGGAAAATTCTATTCGCGGAATTTGGGCATTGACCGCGAAGGGCAAGACCGGAACCCTGAAGAACCTTGGCGAGGCCACCGAACGAGAGACAGAAGCTGAGATGAATGCCTCCTCGTGGGAGGAAACACTTCTTCGCTTTCTAATCGATAGGCTCTCTCCCAAGGCGTTTGAGAGATTAATCCAGCGCGTGCTCCGCGAAACGGGATTCAGCCAGGTGGAAATCACCGGCAATACGAACGATGGAGGCATCGATGGCCGGGGCATTGCCACTATCAATGGCATGCTTAGCTTCCGCGTGGTGTTTCAATGCAAGCGCCACAAAGGCGGCGTCGGCGCACCTGTGGTTCGAGATTTTCGAGGAGCCATGCAGGGTAGAGCCGACAAGGGCTTATTGATCACGACAGGGCATTTCACGAGAGAAGCCATCAAGGAATCGAATCGTGACGGAGCCATTGCAATTGACCTCTACGACGGCAGCAAATTGGTCGCAAAACTCAAGACACTGGGTCTTGGCGTCAAAGTCACGCAAGTTGAGCACGTGGAAATCGACGAAGGTTGGTTTGACACTTTGTGA